The Nocardia sp. BMG111209 genome includes a window with the following:
- a CDS encoding PotD/PotF family extracellular solute-binding protein, with product MMFKRVGAILAATTALFAAACSVNTGSTGGSGDSGGSITVTAFAGAWSEAFKSAFVEPFEKDTGIKVNLVLGADADWLTKLRAAGGKNPPFDLVAFTSESVRAAVGGNLLQPLDTGKIQTWNQLSDTLVQQSVVDGKVYGAPLTTGSLGWLYRTDKITTAPADWKAVFDPAYCGHIALAPLTYNAGMQFFSALVHSEGGTLADPAAVDRAFTELAKLKGCVSSFPADAGSVATAVQNGDAWLVPYWDGRALAMSKAGQPIGFTYPTSGAVGALTSYYVPAGTTHSDQVYKFLNYLTAAAHQKPFAEATFYGAGNNTIAYSPDFEAKIKHGEDVYKTFTWVDYNTATPNLNRWQQRWNQIFG from the coding sequence ATGATGTTCAAGCGCGTAGGCGCGATTCTGGCCGCGACGACAGCTCTGTTCGCCGCGGCCTGCTCGGTGAATACCGGCAGTACCGGCGGTAGTGGCGATTCCGGTGGGTCCATCACGGTGACCGCGTTCGCCGGCGCCTGGAGCGAGGCCTTCAAGTCCGCCTTCGTCGAACCGTTCGAGAAGGACACCGGCATCAAGGTCAACCTGGTGCTCGGCGCGGACGCGGACTGGCTGACCAAGCTGCGGGCCGCGGGCGGGAAGAATCCGCCGTTCGACCTCGTCGCCTTCACCTCGGAATCGGTCCGCGCGGCCGTCGGCGGCAATCTGCTGCAGCCGCTGGACACCGGCAAGATCCAGACGTGGAATCAGTTGTCCGACACACTGGTTCAGCAGTCCGTGGTCGACGGTAAGGTGTACGGCGCCCCGCTGACCACCGGATCCCTGGGCTGGCTGTACCGCACCGACAAGATCACCACCGCGCCCGCGGACTGGAAGGCCGTCTTCGATCCGGCCTACTGCGGGCATATCGCGCTGGCGCCGCTCACCTACAACGCCGGGATGCAGTTCTTCTCCGCGCTGGTGCACAGCGAGGGCGGGACGCTGGCCGATCCGGCCGCCGTCGACCGGGCATTCACCGAGCTGGCGAAGCTGAAGGGCTGCGTGTCCTCCTTCCCGGCCGACGCCGGCAGCGTCGCCACCGCCGTACAGAACGGCGACGCCTGGCTGGTGCCGTACTGGGACGGCCGCGCGCTGGCCATGTCGAAGGCCGGGCAGCCGATCGGGTTCACCTATCCGACCTCGGGCGCCGTCGGCGCGCTGACCTCGTACTACGTCCCGGCCGGGACCACGCACAGCGATCAGGTGTACAAGTTCCTGAACTACCTGACCGCCGCGGCGCATCAGAAGCCGTTCGCGGAGGCCACCTTCTACGGCGCGGGCAACAACACGATCGCCTACAGCCCCGACTTCGAGGCCAAGATCAAGCACGGCGAAGACGTGTACAAGACCTTCACCTGGGTCGACTACAACACCGCGACGCCGAACCTGAACCGCTGGCAGCAGCGATGGAACCAGATCTTCGGGTGA
- a CDS encoding TauD/TfdA family dioxygenase, with translation MSVESATEPFAVVKLGRHIGARIEGVRLGGDLAPETVERIRAALNEHKVIFFRGQQHLTEDGQYEFAELLGTPTTPHPTVKSHGVKTLAIDSHHGRANSWHADVTFVDRPPKASILRAVELPSYGGSTTWASTVAAYEALPEPLKRLAESLRARHTNQYDYAARHAVEQRLQAVSDEVAENVKAYRDEFVSTNYETEHPVVRVHPETGERALLLGHFVADFVGLSSNESQTLYKLFQDRVIRLEHTTRWNWEPGDVAIWDNRSTQHYAIDDYDASEHRKLTRITLAGDIPVGIDGVPSRILAGDATDYSIVEEAGSAAA, from the coding sequence ATGTCCGTCGAATCCGCAACCGAACCGTTCGCCGTCGTCAAACTCGGCCGGCACATCGGCGCTCGTATCGAGGGAGTACGGCTCGGGGGCGATCTGGCGCCGGAGACGGTCGAGCGCATCCGCGCCGCGCTCAACGAGCACAAGGTGATCTTCTTCCGCGGTCAGCAGCACCTCACCGAGGACGGCCAGTACGAGTTCGCCGAACTGCTCGGCACCCCCACGACGCCGCACCCCACGGTGAAGTCACACGGCGTGAAGACCCTGGCGATCGACTCGCACCACGGCCGCGCCAACAGCTGGCACGCCGACGTCACCTTCGTGGACCGTCCGCCGAAGGCCTCGATCCTGCGGGCGGTGGAACTGCCCAGCTACGGCGGCTCGACCACCTGGGCCTCGACCGTGGCCGCCTACGAGGCCCTGCCGGAACCGCTGAAGCGGCTGGCGGAATCGCTGCGCGCCCGGCACACCAACCAGTACGACTACGCGGCCCGGCACGCGGTCGAACAGCGGCTGCAGGCCGTCTCGGACGAGGTGGCCGAGAACGTGAAGGCTTACCGGGACGAGTTCGTCTCCACCAACTACGAGACCGAACATCCCGTGGTCCGGGTGCATCCGGAGACCGGTGAGCGCGCCCTGCTGCTCGGACATTTCGTGGCCGATTTCGTCGGGCTGTCCAGTAACGAATCCCAGACCCTGTACAAGCTGTTCCAGGACCGGGTGATCCGCCTCGAGCACACCACCCGCTGGAACTGGGAACCGGGCGATGTCGCCATCTGGGACAACCGCTCCACCCAGCACTACGCCATCGACGACTACGACGCGAGCGAGCACCGCAAGCTGACCCGGATCACGCTGGCCGGCGATATCCCGGTCGGCATCGACGGGGTGCCCAGCAGGATTCTCGCCGGCGACGCGACCGACTACTCGATCGTCGAGGAAGCCGGTTCCGCGGCGGCCTGA
- a CDS encoding amidohydrolase family protein yields the protein MPSRQLPFPVFDADNHMYETQEALTKFLPDNRKHVIDYVQVRNRTKIVVRGQISEYIPNPTFEVVARPGAQEEYFRNGSGGKSFREVMGEPMKSIAAFREPGARLEVMNELGLDHALMFPTLASLIEERMKDDPDLVHDVIHALNRWMHETWTFNYENRIFATPVITLPIVDRALEELEWCLARGARTVLVRPAPVPGYRGSRSPGLPEFDPFWQACVDAGIPVSMHASDSGYAEQLKPWEGGTEYLPFRPSAFRMMAIGHRPIEDTLSAMVCHGAFSRNPDLRVLSIENGADWVPNLIHGFESVYKKMPQEFSEHPVDAFKRCTYITPFWEDNFVDIAKQMGTDRVVFGSDWPHPEGMGDPISFVDELAGLSDEDQAKIMGGNMLQLFKIGQTAAA from the coding sequence ATGCCGTCCCGCCAGCTCCCGTTCCCGGTGTTCGACGCCGACAACCACATGTACGAGACACAGGAGGCGCTGACCAAGTTCCTGCCCGACAACCGCAAGCACGTCATCGACTACGTGCAGGTGCGCAACCGCACCAAGATCGTGGTGCGCGGGCAGATCAGCGAATACATTCCCAATCCGACCTTCGAGGTCGTGGCCCGGCCCGGCGCGCAGGAGGAGTACTTCCGAAACGGCAGCGGCGGCAAGAGTTTCCGCGAGGTGATGGGCGAGCCGATGAAGTCGATCGCCGCCTTCCGGGAGCCCGGTGCGCGGCTCGAGGTGATGAACGAACTCGGGCTCGACCATGCGCTGATGTTCCCGACGCTGGCCAGCCTGATCGAGGAACGGATGAAGGACGATCCGGACCTCGTCCACGACGTGATCCACGCGCTCAACCGGTGGATGCACGAGACGTGGACCTTCAACTACGAGAACCGGATCTTCGCCACTCCGGTGATCACGCTGCCGATCGTGGATCGCGCGCTCGAGGAACTCGAGTGGTGCCTGGCACGCGGTGCGCGCACGGTGCTGGTGCGGCCGGCGCCGGTGCCCGGGTATCGCGGCAGCCGGTCACCCGGACTGCCGGAATTCGATCCGTTCTGGCAGGCCTGCGTGGACGCGGGTATCCCGGTCTCGATGCACGCCTCGGACAGTGGATACGCCGAACAGCTCAAGCCCTGGGAGGGCGGCACCGAATATCTGCCGTTCCGGCCCAGCGCGTTCCGGATGATGGCCATCGGGCATCGGCCGATCGAGGACACGTTGTCCGCGATGGTCTGCCACGGCGCGTTCTCCCGTAATCCCGATCTGCGGGTGCTGTCCATCGAGAACGGCGCGGACTGGGTGCCGAACCTGATCCACGGGTTCGAGAGCGTCTACAAGAAGATGCCGCAGGAGTTCTCCGAGCATCCGGTCGACGCCTTCAAGCGCTGCACCTACATCACGCCGTTCTGGGAGGACAACTTCGTCGACATCGCGAAGCAGATGGGCACCGATCGGGTCGTATTCGGTTCGGACTGGCCGCATCCGGAGGGTATGGGCGATCCGATCAGCTTCGTCGACGAACTGGCCGGGCTGTCCGACGAGGACCAGGCCAAGATCATGGGCGGAAATATGTTGCAGCTGTTCAAGATCGGGCAGACGGCCGCCGCCTGA
- a CDS encoding TetR/AcrR family transcriptional regulator: MADQRSRNRLPAQSRRAQIMQVATDLFAVGAYEDTSMEAIAEKVGIRKASLYYYFTSKDDLLAQMHSERVESIVTAHRDLVTAGALDPPALLLTMMTDLVSLVANHPRHLRLFFERVRELPEEGRERISEQSNQYRRMLAEVLDRGVADGAFAITDTNLTALAILGMCDSVYYWYRPGGPRTAEEIAQYFYDTVVQGLATP; this comes from the coding sequence GTGGCCGATCAGCGAAGCCGCAACCGGCTCCCCGCGCAATCGCGCCGGGCACAGATCATGCAGGTGGCAACCGATCTGTTCGCCGTCGGCGCGTACGAGGACACCTCGATGGAGGCCATCGCGGAGAAGGTCGGCATCCGCAAGGCCTCGCTGTACTACTACTTCACCAGCAAGGACGACCTGCTGGCCCAGATGCACAGCGAGCGGGTCGAATCCATCGTCACCGCCCACCGCGACCTGGTGACCGCCGGCGCACTGGACCCCCCGGCCCTACTCCTCACGATGATGACCGACCTGGTCTCCCTGGTCGCCAACCACCCCCGCCACCTACGCCTGTTCTTCGAACGCGTCCGCGAACTCCCGGAGGAGGGCCGCGAACGAATCTCCGAGCAGAGCAACCAATACCGCCGCATGCTCGCCGAGGTCCTCGACCGCGGCGTCGCCGACGGCGCCTTCGCGATCACCGACACCAACCTCACCGCGCTGGCCATCCTCGGCATGTGCGATTCCGTCTACTACTGGTACCGCCCCGGCGGCCCCCGCACCGCCGAGGAGATCGCGCAATACTTCTACGACACCGTCGTCCAGGGCCTCGCAACCCCCTGA
- a CDS encoding MmcQ/YjbR family DNA-binding protein gives MSLSGDDVRRLVSELPETVEEFAWGMPVFRVAGKLFLTLPEGETSMAVRCPIVDRDELVVAEPEKFWIAAHEAWNAWVRVRLAALEDRGELRDIVLDSWRQAAPRPLVEEGEGE, from the coding sequence ATGAGCCTGAGCGGGGACGATGTCCGGCGGTTGGTGTCGGAGTTGCCGGAGACGGTGGAGGAGTTCGCGTGGGGGATGCCGGTGTTCCGGGTGGCGGGGAAGTTGTTCCTGACGTTGCCGGAGGGGGAGACGTCGATGGCGGTACGGTGTCCGATCGTCGATCGGGACGAGTTGGTGGTGGCCGAGCCGGAGAAGTTCTGGATCGCGGCGCACGAGGCGTGGAATGCGTGGGTTCGGGTTCGGTTGGCGGCGTTGGAGGATCGGGGCGAGTTGCGCGATATCGTGCTGGATTCGTGGCGGCAGGCGGCGCCGCGGCCGCTGGTCGAGGAGGGGGAGGGGGAGTGA
- a CDS encoding carboxymuconolactone decarboxylase family protein produces MIIDVPEGRDPIEYVWGEMVPGIGPAAGKFAMAVYTHSTLGLREFEAARLRIAQINGCLFCQDWRTERDGVKVEPEFAEAVSDWRTTDLFDDRTRLAAEYAERYALDHHGINDEFWDRFLADYSQREAVELTMCLGSWLGFGRLNRVFGLDAVCVLPSHLQSRSS; encoded by the coding sequence ATGATCATCGATGTGCCGGAGGGCCGCGATCCGATCGAATACGTCTGGGGTGAGATGGTCCCCGGAATCGGGCCCGCCGCAGGGAAATTCGCGATGGCGGTGTACACGCACAGCACACTGGGGCTGCGCGAGTTCGAGGCCGCCCGGCTGCGGATCGCGCAGATCAACGGGTGCCTGTTCTGCCAGGACTGGCGGACCGAGCGGGACGGGGTGAAGGTCGAGCCGGAATTCGCCGAGGCGGTGAGCGATTGGCGCACAACGGATCTCTTCGACGACCGGACCCGGCTGGCCGCCGAGTACGCCGAGCGGTACGCGCTGGACCATCACGGCATCAATGACGAATTCTGGGACCGGTTCCTGGCGGACTACTCGCAGCGGGAGGCGGTGGAGCTCACCATGTGCCTGGGCTCGTGGCTCGGGTTCGGCCGGCTCAACCGGGTCTTCGGGCTGGACGCGGTCTGTGTGCTGCCCAGCCATCTGCAATCCCGGAGCTCGTAG
- a CDS encoding dihydrodipicolinate reductase, whose translation MIPTVVWGTGNVGRAAIRAVAAHPALSLAAVLVHDPAKVGRDAGELSGAGIELGVAATDDVEAVLRSEPVAVVYAASGDIRPDAALDDVIAAIRAGVVVVTPALYAFYDQRSAPEADRERVLAAIAAGGGSLFVSGVDPGWGNDVLPLLMSGLGGAIDIVRCQEIFDYTTYDQPDSVRYLVGMGQPLTYEPPMLAAGVPTMVWGGQIRLLARALGAPLDGIRETLERRALERTVVTARMGEFVSGTQGAVRFEVQGIIGGVPRLVIEHVTRIDPACAPDWPSPPDGDGAHRVIIEGRPRIEVTVTATDEDGNRSAGGNATAVGRLVGAIDWLVEAEPGLYDALDVPVRPPAGLFGRSTT comes from the coding sequence ATGATCCCCACGGTCGTCTGGGGCACCGGCAATGTCGGCCGGGCCGCCATCCGGGCGGTGGCGGCGCATCCGGCGTTGTCGCTGGCCGCCGTCCTCGTCCACGATCCGGCCAAGGTCGGCCGTGATGCAGGTGAATTGTCCGGTGCCGGAATCGAATTGGGTGTGGCCGCGACCGATGATGTCGAGGCGGTGCTGCGGTCGGAACCTGTCGCGGTGGTGTACGCGGCCTCCGGCGATATCCGGCCCGATGCGGCGTTGGACGATGTGATCGCGGCGATCCGGGCGGGGGTCGTGGTCGTGACGCCGGCCTTGTACGCCTTCTACGATCAGCGCAGCGCTCCGGAGGCGGATCGCGAGCGGGTGCTGGCGGCGATCGCGGCCGGGGGTGGGTCGTTGTTCGTGTCGGGGGTGGATCCGGGGTGGGGTAACGATGTGCTGCCGCTGCTGATGAGCGGGCTGGGCGGGGCGATCGATATCGTTCGCTGCCAGGAGATCTTCGACTACACCACCTACGATCAGCCGGATTCCGTGCGGTATCTGGTCGGGATGGGGCAGCCGCTGACGTACGAGCCGCCGATGCTGGCGGCGGGAGTGCCGACCATGGTGTGGGGCGGGCAGATTCGGCTGCTGGCCCGCGCGCTGGGGGCGCCGCTGGACGGGATCCGGGAGACGTTGGAGCGACGTGCGTTGGAGCGCACCGTCGTCACCGCGCGGATGGGCGAATTCGTTTCCGGCACACAGGGAGCCGTGCGGTTCGAGGTGCAGGGGATCATCGGCGGGGTGCCTCGGCTGGTGATCGAGCACGTCACCCGGATCGATCCGGCGTGCGCGCCGGACTGGCCCTCGCCGCCGGACGGTGACGGCGCGCATCGGGTGATCATCGAGGGGCGACCGCGCATCGAGGTGACCGTGACCGCCACCGACGAGGACGGCAACCGGTCGGCAGGCGGAAACGCCACGGCGGTGGGACGTCTCGTGGGGGCGATCGACTGGCTGGTCGAGGCCGAGCCCGGCCTCTACGACGCCCTGGACGTTCCGGTGCGACCACCGGCGGGGCTGTTCGGAAGGAGCACGACATGA
- a CDS encoding acyl-CoA thioesterase II, protein MTATRLEPAEPLRGSGVALERAMLDSLDDLEGALRLEVMGENEFRVRNERSRFGRAFGGQLLAQAMLAAAATVDGQLPHSLHAYFVRSGDSDVPLDISVERTRDGRSMSTRQVTVRQSGREILTAIVSFHTNPAEPELFQGSSGGVRPEELPLLQQWVDFAPEEMRPTARKWIELPPPVEMRIGEAPTFVVPGRDSDEREHWMRLPREIGDRPAAHIAMLAYASDYLLLDMAFRNHPEQVDHRGFVGLSLDHSIWVHRAVRFDEWHRYTQRIGAVSGHRALVHGTLHDLAGHLVATTAQEVLVRPVSR, encoded by the coding sequence ATGACCGCGACTCGTCTCGAACCGGCGGAGCCGTTGCGGGGGTCGGGTGTCGCTCTGGAGCGGGCCATGCTGGACTCGCTGGACGATCTGGAGGGGGCGTTGCGGCTGGAAGTGATGGGGGAGAACGAGTTTCGGGTTCGGAACGAGCGGAGCCGGTTCGGGCGGGCGTTCGGTGGGCAGTTGCTGGCGCAGGCGATGCTCGCGGCGGCGGCCACCGTCGACGGTCAGCTGCCGCACTCTCTGCATGCGTATTTCGTGCGGAGTGGGGATTCGGATGTGCCGCTGGACATCTCGGTCGAGCGCACTCGGGACGGTCGGTCGATGTCGACTCGGCAGGTGACCGTGCGGCAATCGGGGCGCGAGATACTCACCGCGATCGTGTCTTTCCATACGAATCCGGCGGAACCCGAACTGTTCCAGGGGTCTTCGGGGGGAGTCCGGCCGGAGGAGTTGCCGTTGCTGCAACAGTGGGTGGACTTCGCGCCGGAGGAGATGCGGCCGACCGCGCGGAAGTGGATCGAGTTGCCGCCGCCGGTGGAGATGCGGATCGGGGAGGCGCCCACATTCGTTGTGCCGGGGCGGGATTCGGATGAGCGGGAGCACTGGATGCGGTTGCCGCGCGAGATCGGGGATCGGCCGGCGGCGCATATCGCGATGCTCGCTTACGCCAGTGATTATCTGTTGCTGGACATGGCTTTCCGGAATCATCCCGAGCAAGTGGATCATCGGGGGTTCGTGGGGCTGAGTCTGGATCACTCGATCTGGGTGCACCGGGCCGTGCGGTTCGACGAGTGGCATCGGTACACGCAGCGGATCGGGGCCGTGTCGGGGCATCGGGCGCTCGTGCACGGGACCCTGCACGATCTCGCGGGGCATCTCGTGGCCACTACGGCGCAGGAGGTGCTCGTGCGGCCGGTGTCTCGCTGA
- a CDS encoding VOC family protein — MGFEPDVPVPPLFEQSWPEGEFRFFQLGHVVAAARRWVAAFGVGPFHVLPVVEQRAVYGDEERVVRLQVAVAQAGPVQIELIQQHCETPSIFLEWSRGGTSAFHQIATVTSDYDGKVAGLRGLGYPVVAESLAGSFRVAYVDTAAEFGFYTEIVESTPKFLGQVRAISETCAGWDGSDPVRLLTRDGYRVPEQA, encoded by the coding sequence ATGGGTTTCGAGCCGGATGTGCCGGTTCCGCCGTTGTTCGAGCAGTCGTGGCCGGAGGGGGAGTTCCGGTTCTTTCAGCTCGGGCATGTGGTTGCGGCGGCGCGGCGGTGGGTGGCGGCGTTCGGGGTGGGGCCGTTTCATGTGTTGCCGGTGGTGGAGCAGCGGGCCGTGTACGGGGACGAGGAGCGGGTGGTTCGGTTGCAGGTGGCGGTGGCGCAGGCGGGGCCGGTGCAGATCGAGTTGATTCAGCAGCATTGCGAGACGCCGAGTATTTTTCTCGAGTGGAGTCGGGGCGGGACTTCCGCGTTTCATCAGATCGCTACTGTGACAAGCGATTACGACGGTAAGGTGGCCGGGTTGCGGGGGCTCGGGTATCCGGTGGTTGCCGAGAGTCTGGCGGGGAGCTTCCGGGTGGCCTATGTGGATACCGCGGCGGAGTTCGGCTTCTATACCGAGATCGTGGAGAGCACGCCGAAATTTCTCGGGCAGGTGCGGGCGATATCCGAGACCTGTGCGGGGTGGGACGGTAGCGATCCGGTGCGGTTGCTGACCCGTGACGGCTATCGGGTTCCGGAGCAGGCATGA
- a CDS encoding ADP-ribosyltransferase — protein MTREIDGNVYGITGEAGARAMVGKDIVEPGFLSTSMSVDPPRNPSRGNPAILDLVVPAGTQALAVGELAEFPAERELLVIDARRLRILGVSFDQARRVWRLRGYVVD, from the coding sequence GTGACCCGCGAGATCGATGGCAATGTGTACGGCATCACCGGGGAGGCCGGTGCTCGGGCAATGGTCGGTAAGGACATTGTCGAACCAGGGTTCTTGTCCACCAGCATGTCGGTCGACCCACCACGCAACCCGTCTCGCGGCAATCCAGCGATCCTGGATCTGGTGGTACCCGCCGGCACGCAGGCGCTCGCGGTCGGTGAGCTTGCCGAGTTCCCTGCGGAACGCGAGTTGCTCGTGATCGATGCTCGTCGCCTTCGCATCTTGGGGGTATCATTCGACCAGGCCAGACGGGTGTGGAGGCTACGAGGATATGTTGTCGATTGA
- a CDS encoding ADP-ribosyltransferase, whose translation MVVGNVGDGRDNLWDGGEDDFDRIPIANIRHDLSRLAEGERDALDTYLLSPDRINGALRGQREATPLIQRSIDRIRSALTKYSVPDTVV comes from the coding sequence GTGGTGGTGGGGAATGTCGGGGATGGCCGGGACAACCTCTGGGATGGCGGCGAGGACGATTTCGACCGCATCCCGATCGCAAATATTCGCCACGACCTGTCCAGATTGGCCGAAGGCGAGCGTGATGCGTTGGATACCTACCTGTTGTCTCCGGACCGCATCAACGGCGCTCTGCGTGGTCAGCGAGAGGCGACCCCGTTGATCCAGCGGTCGATCGACCGCATCCGATCGGCGCTCACCAAATATTCTGTGCCTGACACAGTCGTGTGA
- a CDS encoding IS1380 family transposase translates to MRLFHRFAESSARFDDDGLVSVAGLVPVMTLAEQTGLTRLLTEKIAIDAPRVKSGSVNPAPKLATLIAGMCAGADSIDDIGLLRSGGCKTLFSGVYAPSTVGTLLREFTFGHAKQLESVMREHLLALTARADLLPGAAVRTFVDIDSLLRPVYGHQKQGASYGHTKIAGKKVLRKGLSPLATTISTDLAAPVIAGIRLRAGKTGSGKGAASMVTAAIGTARAARATGIVLVRGDSAYGTRKVVCAALRAGAQFSLVLTKNSAVNAAITAIGEDQWTPVRYPGAVRDPDTGEWISDAEVAEISYTAFASTKDRTTARLIVRRVKDARYPDALFPVWRYHPFFTNSTEPVADADITHRKHAIIETVFADLIDGPLAHIPSGKFGANFAWVLCAAIAHNLLRTAGILAGGRLGRARGSTLRRKIITIPARLARPQRRPILHLPRCWPWADAWLTLWHNTIGYTPPQPDSI, encoded by the coding sequence GTGCGATTGTTCCACAGGTTCGCCGAGTCCTCGGCGAGGTTCGATGATGATGGCCTCGTGTCGGTGGCGGGGTTGGTTCCGGTGATGACCCTGGCCGAGCAGACGGGTCTGACCAGGCTGTTGACCGAGAAAATTGCCATCGACGCGCCACGAGTCAAGTCCGGGTCGGTGAACCCGGCACCGAAACTGGCCACGTTGATCGCCGGGATGTGTGCGGGTGCGGACAGCATCGACGATATCGGTCTGCTGCGCAGCGGCGGGTGCAAGACGCTGTTCAGTGGCGTGTATGCGCCCTCGACGGTCGGGACTCTGTTGCGGGAGTTCACATTCGGTCACGCCAAGCAGTTGGAGTCGGTGATGCGCGAGCATCTGCTGGCCTTGACCGCGCGCGCGGATCTGTTGCCCGGTGCGGCTGTGCGGACCTTCGTCGATATCGATTCGCTGCTGCGCCCGGTCTATGGCCACCAGAAGCAGGGCGCGTCGTACGGGCACACGAAGATTGCTGGGAAAAAGGTTCTCCGCAAAGGACTTTCACCCCTGGCAACCACGATCAGCACCGACCTGGCGGCACCGGTGATCGCCGGGATACGGCTACGCGCAGGTAAGACCGGCTCGGGCAAAGGTGCCGCATCGATGGTTACCGCCGCGATCGGCACCGCTCGTGCCGCCCGCGCCACCGGCATCGTGCTGGTGCGTGGGGACTCCGCATACGGCACCCGCAAAGTCGTGTGCGCCGCGTTGCGCGCCGGGGCACAGTTCTCGCTGGTACTGACCAAGAATTCGGCGGTCAACGCCGCGATCACCGCGATCGGCGAAGACCAATGGACTCCGGTGCGGTATCCCGGTGCCGTGCGTGATCCCGATACCGGTGAGTGGATCTCCGACGCCGAGGTCGCCGAAATCTCTTATACCGCTTTCGCTTCCACGAAAGACCGGACCACCGCGAGGCTGATCGTGCGCCGGGTGAAAGACGCCCGATACCCCGATGCCCTGTTCCCGGTCTGGCGGTATCACCCGTTCTTCACCAACTCCACCGAGCCCGTCGCCGATGCCGACATCACCCACCGCAAACACGCCATCATCGAAACCGTGTTCGCCGACCTGATCGACGGGCCACTGGCTCACATTCCGTCCGGGAAATTCGGCGCCAACTTCGCCTGGGTCCTGTGCGCCGCGATCGCCCACAACCTGCTGCGCACCGCCGGAATACTGGCCGGTGGCCGACTCGGCCGGGCCCGCGGATCGACCCTGCGCCGCAAAATCATCACCATCCCCGCCCGGCTCGCTCGCCCTCAACGGCGTCCCATCCTGCACCTGCCCCGCTGCTGGCCCTGGGCGGACGCATGGCTCACGTTGTGGCACAACACAATCGGTTACACACCACCACAACCCGACAGCATCTGA
- a CDS encoding LLM class flavin-dependent oxidoreductase: MTLVLGVQIPDEQLVRAAGTGFDRIPELLDRAGVGYVVLGGDRAAPLTRSLNPALLGVVFARRTQGLGIVTAAAAQRDHPYNLARRVASLDHISGGRAGWLALRADQGIALGATEQGSWAAADAPAGPALPAEAVAAARALWRTWPIESLTTADPASRPAEAEVRYADHTGVFATIGPLNVPTTPQGEPIVLWDYRPGDGDHAAAADVALVAHDDRAAAAELPPTVAVHLRADGRDPELPARLRDWAREPEPVAGVLIRLDLGDIPTFLDNTAPVLADQGVLRLRSSATTLRDHLGITRRTEPDPLHLRPVYVSA, encoded by the coding sequence GTGACACTTGTTCTCGGAGTGCAGATTCCGGACGAACAGCTGGTCCGTGCGGCCGGTACGGGATTCGATCGGATTCCCGAGCTGCTCGATCGGGCCGGGGTGGGTTACGTGGTGCTGGGTGGCGATCGGGCCGCGCCACTCACCCGATCGCTGAATCCGGCGCTGCTGGGTGTGGTGTTCGCGCGGCGCACGCAGGGACTCGGCATCGTCACGGCGGCCGCCGCGCAGCGCGACCATCCGTACAACCTGGCGCGGCGCGTGGCGTCGCTGGATCACATCTCGGGTGGTCGGGCCGGATGGCTGGCCTTGCGGGCCGATCAGGGCATCGCACTCGGCGCCACGGAACAGGGCAGTTGGGCAGCCGCGGACGCACCGGCGGGGCCCGCGCTACCGGCCGAGGCTGTCGCCGCGGCCCGCGCGCTCTGGCGGACCTGGCCGATCGAATCGCTCACCACCGCCGACCCGGCGAGCCGGCCGGCCGAGGCCGAGGTCCGATATGCCGATCACACCGGCGTTTTCGCGACCATCGGACCACTGAACGTGCCGACGACACCGCAGGGTGAGCCGATCGTGCTGTGGGACTACCGCCCCGGCGACGGGGACCATGCCGCGGCAGCCGATGTCGCCTTGGTGGCGCACGATGATCGCGCCGCGGCAGCCGAATTGCCGCCAACAGTGGCCGTCCATCTGCGCGCCGACGGCCGGGATCCCGAATTGCCCGCACGCCTGCGTGATTGGGCACGCGAGCCGGAACCCGTTGCAGGCGTGCTGATTCGACTCGACCTCGGCGACATCCCCACCTTCCTGGACAACACCGCCCCCGTGCTGGCCGACCAAGGTGTGCTCCGATTGCGTTCCAGCGCAACCACTCTGCGCGATCACCTCGGCATCACCCGCCGAACCGAACCCGATCCGTTGCACCTGCGCCCCGTCTACGTCTCTGCCTGA